In Candidatus Chlorohelix allophototropha, one DNA window encodes the following:
- the phnC gene encoding phosphonate ABC transporter ATP-binding protein: protein MENLNNGSAPLLEIENLRKVYPNGYEALSNISFNIRGGEFVCIIGRSGAGKSTLLRCINGLIPITGGKLSVHGEDLGGMSEKEKLLMRRRIGFIFQEFNLVDRLSALRNVLLGRIGYMSDFNALIGYFSQADRELALWCLQRVNMVHRARNRADSLSGGEKQRVAIARALAQKPLLLLADEPVASLDPELAWGVMDDLKTVSREENLPTLVNIHDLEIAKKFADRIIGIAKGRIVFDGVVADLTNEILSELYRSDNPNLKSRY, encoded by the coding sequence ATGGAAAATTTAAATAACGGTTCTGCTCCCTTGCTTGAAATTGAAAACCTTCGCAAGGTTTACCCAAACGGTTATGAAGCTCTTTCGAACATCAGCTTCAATATTCGCGGTGGAGAATTTGTGTGTATTATCGGGCGGAGCGGTGCAGGTAAATCTACCTTGCTACGCTGCATAAACGGGCTTATTCCCATAACCGGCGGAAAACTGAGCGTTCACGGTGAAGACTTGGGCGGTATGTCCGAAAAGGAAAAGCTGCTCATGCGGCGACGCATTGGCTTTATTTTTCAGGAATTCAACTTAGTTGACCGTCTGAGCGCCCTTCGCAATGTTTTGTTGGGACGAATAGGCTACATGAGCGATTTTAATGCCTTGATCGGTTACTTTAGCCAAGCTGACCGTGAACTGGCGCTGTGGTGTCTGCAAAGAGTAAATATGGTGCATCGCGCCAGAAACCGGGCGGATAGTCTTTCCGGCGGCGAAAAACAGCGCGTCGCCATTGCACGCGCGCTTGCTCAAAAACCTCTGCTGCTGCTGGCAGATGAACCAGTCGCCAGTCTCGACCCAGAACTGGCTTGGGGAGTTATGGACGATTTAAAAACCGTCTCCAGAGAAGAAAACTTGCCCACACTGGTTAATATTCACGATTTGGAAATTGCCAAAAAATTTGCTGACCGGATTATCGGGATTGCTAAAGGACGGATTGTTTTTGATGGAGTGGTTGCCGACCTCACAAACGAAATCTTGAGTGAACTGTACCGCAGCGATAACCCGAATCTAAAATCCCGTTATTAA
- the phnE gene encoding phosphonate ABC transporter, permease protein PhnE: protein MSIEEEDIEKMTEGKHAEVVTIASIGGLSGERVFINSFVQGPNKALAKPFGTINWTLLIPLAVFTVAAIFFFERVLDFGKFSLNWTIYFDVDLVGGLLVVLGLALSIGPKAIKNPRLLAKQDTRTTLVLLGLVAIFFFFKIVNFGTFKYILDKIDLNGVLGIISIALICVMALRGSKLSIAALVCFFLWWGFSVKVSGAGATAQNFGFSTVVDLFTSERGGALIGRFVPSKWQNFVNAIDPLFLTVQTAIASTVIGAIVALPVSILAAKNTSPHPAIYNIVRFITNTIRSIPALIMALLFIPFVGLGPAAGILGLGIHAISVLTKLYSEAFESVKPQPIEAMSAVGADGLKSFRWGVFPQAFPLVASYSIFTFESNTRDSTVVAFVGGGGLGFLLQQSINLLDYGYVSMLVIMLIIAVTIMDRFSAFIRGKII from the coding sequence TTGTCGATTGAAGAAGAAGATATTGAAAAGATGACAGAGGGTAAGCACGCCGAAGTAGTCACTATTGCTAGTATCGGTGGGTTAAGTGGCGAGCGCGTTTTCATAAATAGTTTTGTGCAAGGACCGAATAAAGCACTAGCTAAGCCCTTCGGAACTATAAATTGGACTTTGTTGATTCCACTAGCAGTTTTCACCGTTGCCGCTATTTTCTTTTTCGAGCGCGTACTAGATTTTGGCAAGTTCAGCCTAAATTGGACCATCTATTTCGATGTGGATTTGGTGGGGGGTCTGTTGGTCGTTCTAGGATTGGCACTTTCAATTGGTCCGAAAGCTATAAAAAACCCTCGTCTATTGGCAAAACAAGACACGCGCACTACTCTGGTGCTTCTGGGTTTGGTAGCCATCTTTTTCTTCTTCAAGATTGTAAACTTCGGTACTTTTAAATATATACTGGATAAAATTGACCTCAACGGTGTTTTAGGGATTATATCTATAGCTCTAATTTGCGTGATGGCATTACGGGGAAGCAAACTGTCGATAGCGGCGCTGGTGTGCTTTTTCCTTTGGTGGGGGTTTAGTGTCAAGGTTAGCGGGGCTGGTGCGACTGCCCAGAATTTCGGGTTTTCTACGGTGGTGGATCTCTTTACTAGCGAACGCGGGGGCGCTTTAATCGGCAGGTTTGTACCATCCAAGTGGCAAAACTTTGTAAATGCTATAGACCCCCTCTTTTTAACCGTACAAACCGCAATTGCTTCTACAGTCATTGGGGCGATTGTTGCCTTACCCGTTAGTATTTTAGCAGCAAAAAATACAAGTCCGCACCCGGCGATTTACAATATTGTGCGTTTTATCACCAATACCATCCGTTCCATTCCCGCCCTTATTATGGCTCTTTTGTTTATCCCCTTTGTGGGTTTAGGACCTGCCGCCGGTATCTTGGGATTGGGTATTCACGCGATTTCTGTATTAACCAAGCTATATTCAGAAGCTTTTGAATCGGTCAAACCGCAACCTATTGAAGCGATGAGCGCGGTGGGAGCTGACGGCTTGAAATCCTTCCGTTGGGGTGTTTTCCCACAAGCTTTCCCATTGGTTGCAAGTTACTCCATATTTACCTTTGAGTCCAACACCCGCGACTCCACCGTGGTTGCCTTTGTTGGTGGCGGGGGTCTGGGTTTTCTCTTACAACAATCCATAAATTTACTGGACTACGGATATGTGTCCATGCTGGTAATTATGCTGATTATAGCTGTAACAATAATGGATCGTTTCAGCGCGTTTATTCGCGGAAAAATTATTTAA
- a CDS encoding phosphate/phosphite/phosphonate ABC transporter substrate-binding protein, whose amino-acid sequence MNKLYRVMSGLLVSLVLVVVLAACGDNTATSVPTTAATTAAATTAAATTVTATTAAATTAAATTAAATTAAATTAAATKTPAPTLIATIGASSSTAKVSLKALRLGAIPAENVQKVLSDTTPFATALSQQLGIQVELFVGPSYTSVIEALAANKLDVAIFGPFSYVLASSKYNAQVFALMLGTKGEKTYNSFIITTPKTGIKTLADLKGHSFSFVDVASASGNLVPRYSLITKAKLDPDKDVNGVFTGSHDASLLAVQSGKVDAGAVASDIFQKYIDNGTVKAEEIVIVDKSFDIPNSPVAYRNDLSDTDKAAIKNAFLSIKDTAALNSMGNGGFIEATESYWDPIRDIAKVLNVDLTKLK is encoded by the coding sequence ATGAACAAACTGTATCGAGTAATGTCAGGTTTGTTAGTATCATTGGTGCTGGTTGTAGTTTTAGCGGCTTGTGGCGATAACACTGCTACTTCAGTTCCCACTACGGCTGCGACCACTGCGGCTGCGACCACCGCCGCTGCAACTACTGTGACTGCGACTACTGCGGCTGCGACTACTGCGGCTGCGACTACTGCAGCTGCAACTACCGCCGCTGCGACTACCGCCGCTGCTACCAAGACTCCGGCTCCTACCCTTATTGCTACCATTGGCGCTTCATCGTCTACCGCCAAAGTTAGCCTCAAAGCTCTGCGCTTAGGCGCTATTCCGGCTGAAAACGTTCAGAAAGTATTGAGCGACACCACTCCTTTTGCAACGGCGCTTTCTCAGCAGTTGGGCATCCAAGTCGAGCTTTTTGTAGGTCCTAGCTACACCTCAGTTATCGAAGCGCTGGCTGCCAATAAACTGGACGTAGCTATCTTTGGTCCTTTCAGCTATGTTTTGGCAAGCAGCAAATATAATGCTCAAGTTTTTGCCTTGATGTTAGGTACTAAGGGTGAAAAAACTTACAATAGCTTCATTATCACCACTCCCAAGACCGGCATTAAAACCCTTGCTGATTTGAAAGGTCATAGCTTCTCGTTTGTTGACGTAGCTTCCGCCAGCGGTAACTTGGTTCCTCGTTACTCCCTGATTACCAAAGCCAAATTAGACCCTGATAAGGACGTAAACGGTGTCTTCACCGGTTCCCACGATGCTTCGCTATTAGCGGTGCAGAGCGGTAAGGTTGATGCCGGAGCAGTCGCCAGCGACATATTCCAGAAGTACATTGACAACGGCACTGTCAAAGCCGAAGAAATCGTTATAGTTGACAAGAGCTTTGACATTCCCAACAGCCCTGTAGCCTATCGCAATGACCTGAGCGATACCGACAAGGCTGCTATCAAGAACGCCTTCTTGTCTATTAAAGACACGGCTGCTTTGAATTCAATGGGTAATGGCGGTTTTATTGAAGCCACCGAATCTTATTGGGACCCGATCCGCGACATTGCAAAAGTATTGAACGTGGATTTGACCAAGCTGAAGTAA
- the phnG gene encoding phosphonate C-P lyase system protein PhnG, protein MNHPQINHYQILANCEELLVCQLAEKVLMEYPTGQLRLLSGPLQGLVMLRMRESVEDRQFNAGEILVTEVKLELDGQFGYGMVLGKSERRAMAVALVDAALRKDGLLAEWLKTELERINEILLSNRERLYQIVNTTRVEFETM, encoded by the coding sequence TTGAATCACCCACAAATAAATCATTATCAAATACTGGCGAACTGTGAAGAACTGCTGGTCTGTCAATTGGCAGAGAAAGTTTTGATGGAATATCCCACTGGGCAATTGCGTCTTCTTAGTGGACCACTACAGGGATTGGTAATGCTGCGTATGAGAGAATCGGTAGAAGATCGTCAGTTCAACGCCGGAGAGATTCTAGTTACTGAAGTTAAATTGGAATTGGATGGGCAGTTTGGTTATGGAATGGTGCTGGGCAAGAGCGAACGCCGGGCTATGGCAGTGGCGTTGGTGGATGCCGCTCTTCGTAAAGATGGTCTGTTGGCTGAGTGGCTTAAAACTGAGCTTGAACGAATCAATGAAATTCTTCTCTCCAATAGGGAGCGCCTTTACCAGATTGTAAATACCACTAGAGTTGAATTTGAAACAATGTAA
- the phnH gene encoding phosphonate C-P lyase system protein PhnH — MQTTRLQKPEDKIYFNAATFRLLLDCMSRPGKIIQLNSPDFLDQAPDHPDFVGVPLNSFALGAFLSLLDGEVGFAVGVSENWVASDAEIARWLTLRCGSKLTVPSEAALAFFCEGTSVNSIRDLHQGTLLEPELSATVFYCVEKLAEITDQEDSAKQGLELELKGPGILNFRRLSVDGITRDGIAEITAARHYPLGVDVFLVDRSGLCVGLPRTTKIEVISLQSR; from the coding sequence ATGCAAACAACACGGCTACAAAAGCCGGAAGATAAAATCTATTTTAATGCCGCGACCTTCCGCCTTCTGCTAGATTGTATGTCCCGACCGGGAAAAATAATTCAACTGAATAGTCCGGATTTTTTAGATCAAGCTCCCGACCATCCCGATTTCGTGGGCGTTCCTTTGAATTCTTTTGCGCTAGGGGCGTTTTTGAGCTTACTAGATGGAGAAGTGGGCTTTGCGGTAGGCGTGAGTGAAAACTGGGTTGCGTCGGATGCTGAAATAGCTCGGTGGCTAACCCTTCGCTGCGGTTCAAAGCTAACAGTACCTAGTGAGGCGGCGCTGGCATTTTTCTGTGAAGGTACAAGCGTCAATTCGATTAGAGACTTACATCAGGGCACTTTGCTTGAACCTGAATTGAGCGCAACAGTTTTTTATTGCGTTGAAAAGCTGGCAGAAATAACTGACCAAGAGGATTCCGCGAAGCAAGGGCTGGAATTGGAGTTAAAAGGACCGGGGATTTTAAATTTCCGCAGGCTTTCGGTAGACGGAATAACAAGGGATGGAATTGCTGAAATAACGGCTGCCAGACATTACCCACTGGGTGTGGATGTGTTTCTGGTAGATCGGTCGGGACTTTGCGTTGGGCTTCCCCGCACTACAAAAATAGAAGTAATCTCTTTGCAGTCGCGCTAA
- a CDS encoding carbon-phosphorus lyase complex subunit PhnI, translated as MGYVATKGGTEAVLKAEQLVEYFRLRGETEPIKIEQIKSQFRLAVDRAMSEGSLYAPELAALALKQSEGDAVEASFLLRAYRSTLPRLSYSLPANGTRMRLIRRISSTFKDIPGGQLLGPTRDYQPRLLNTLLTSESSETMRRFLANFEKQVESNETDGQSSTFPKVIDSMREQDLLAEAASIGDDDIDEPFDVTRKATSFPAPRSARLQIMARGDAGSLLALAYSSIRGYGDVHPTLGEMRVGYLPIEVAHPLTGESVEIGEIMITECEMVSRVKATGNEEIELSPKFGLGYGFSFGHGEDKAVSMSILDRAISAAKSGKVHGQSGPAADEEFVLQHIDAIEASGFTAHYKLPHYVTFQADISVLERAKDHATAKNAAQAEKQLRLQQKLAKDAQDNTLLD; from the coding sequence ATGGGCTACGTAGCAACAAAGGGTGGCACCGAGGCGGTATTAAAAGCCGAGCAATTGGTGGAATACTTTCGTCTTCGGGGAGAAACCGAACCGATTAAAATTGAGCAAATCAAAAGCCAGTTCAGGCTGGCGGTAGATCGGGCAATGAGCGAAGGCTCGCTTTACGCCCCCGAACTGGCAGCGTTGGCATTAAAACAAAGTGAAGGTGATGCAGTAGAGGCAAGCTTTCTACTGCGGGCTTACCGTTCCACCTTACCACGGCTGTCTTATAGCCTTCCTGCCAACGGAACCCGTATGAGGCTAATACGCCGGATTTCCTCTACTTTCAAGGATATTCCGGGCGGACAATTGCTTGGACCTACCCGTGATTATCAACCGCGCTTACTCAACACTTTGCTGACCAGCGAATCAAGTGAGACTATGCGCCGTTTCCTAGCTAATTTTGAAAAACAGGTAGAGAGTAACGAAACAGACGGGCAGAGCAGTACTTTCCCGAAAGTTATCGATAGTATGCGTGAGCAGGATTTACTGGCAGAAGCTGCCTCTATCGGCGATGATGACATAGACGAACCGTTTGATGTGACCCGCAAAGCTACCAGTTTCCCTGCTCCCCGTAGCGCCCGGCTTCAAATTATGGCGCGTGGGGATGCAGGAAGCTTACTTGCCCTAGCTTACAGCAGTATTCGCGGTTATGGTGATGTGCATCCAACTTTGGGTGAAATGAGAGTGGGTTATCTGCCTATTGAAGTGGCACATCCACTGACCGGAGAATCGGTGGAAATCGGGGAAATAATGATTACCGAATGTGAGATGGTTTCTAGAGTAAAAGCTACCGGAAACGAAGAGATAGAGCTTTCCCCAAAATTCGGGTTAGGTTACGGCTTCAGCTTTGGTCATGGTGAGGACAAAGCCGTTAGCATGTCTATTCTTGACCGAGCTATAAGCGCCGCCAAATCAGGTAAAGTACACGGGCAAAGTGGGCCCGCTGCTGATGAGGAATTTGTATTACAGCACATAGACGCTATTGAGGCTAGCGGTTTTACCGCTCACTATAAATTGCCCCATTACGTCACTTTCCAAGCAGACATCAGTGTGCTAGAACGCGCCAAAGATCATGCTACTGCCAAGAACGCCGCGCAAGCTGAAAAGCAGCTGCGTTTACAGCAGAAGCTTGCGAAAGACGCACAAGATAATACTTTACTGGATTAG
- a CDS encoding alpha-D-ribose 1-methylphosphonate 5-phosphate C-P-lyase PhnJ has translation MVQPEPLEPDEDSGLDALLEQLIGSENVEPDPEQAQIRETLYNFGFIDEDSKREVRRKTLKAVAIPGHLVPFASRDLPVAKGWGTGGLQLTFSIIKPDDLLKVIDQGDDDSVNAVNLRRLIQRTTGVPITTDTTLASIVQTRHRVPEEPMREDQILVLQVPMADPLRWVQPYIERSTEMHAEMDYAPIWVYMYESVVQSGDMDISSQYPVMVEGRYLMDTTPCPRYDVPRLHMSETLYLYGAGREKRIYAIPPYSRVEPLEFEDFPFRTEHKPEQFCEKCGSTNTYLTRHYIEEKQGGEGRWAFFCSDTSYCQKHILMKTGEKAEKVSGE, from the coding sequence ATGGTACAACCAGAACCTCTAGAACCTGATGAAGATTCTGGGTTAGATGCGCTTCTCGAACAGCTAATAGGTTCTGAGAATGTAGAACCTGACCCTGAACAGGCTCAAATCCGCGAAACGCTTTATAATTTCGGTTTTATAGATGAAGATTCCAAGCGCGAGGTACGGCGTAAGACCCTAAAGGCAGTGGCTATTCCCGGTCACCTCGTCCCTTTTGCCAGTCGCGACTTGCCAGTGGCGAAGGGTTGGGGAACAGGCGGTCTCCAGCTTACTTTTTCTATTATTAAGCCGGATGACCTTTTGAAAGTCATTGACCAAGGTGATGATGACAGCGTGAATGCAGTAAACTTGCGTCGCCTAATACAACGTACTACGGGAGTACCTATCACAACTGATACCACTCTCGCCAGTATTGTGCAAACCCGACACCGTGTGCCGGAAGAACCAATGCGCGAAGACCAGATACTGGTTTTGCAAGTTCCGATGGCAGACCCTTTGCGCTGGGTGCAGCCATACATCGAGCGTTCCACCGAGATGCATGCCGAGATGGATTATGCCCCTATCTGGGTGTATATGTACGAAAGTGTGGTTCAATCCGGCGATATGGATATATCATCGCAATATCCGGTTATGGTGGAAGGTCGTTATCTGATGGATACCACGCCTTGCCCACGCTATGACGTACCCCGCTTGCACATGTCGGAAACTCTTTACCTTTACGGGGCAGGTCGTGAGAAAAGAATTTACGCCATACCGCCCTATTCCAGAGTAGAACCGCTGGAATTTGAGGACTTTCCCTTCCGCACCGAACACAAACCGGAGCAATTCTGCGAAAAGTGTGGCAGCACTAACACTTATCTCACTCGCCACTATATAGAAGAGAAACAGGGCGGAGAGGGTCGCTGGGCTTTCTTTTGTTCGGATACCAGCTACTGCCAAAAACATATATTAATGAAAACAGGCGAAAAAGCAGAAAAGGTGTCCGGTGAGTGA
- a CDS encoding ATP-binding cassette domain-containing protein has protein sequence MSDNKIVQNNKWVLRADNLTRRYGSGCAYCSTITGPDNDTNQCQICNTVIACSRISFELGEGETLGIVGESGSGKSTVMQLVNLSVPADEGDLWYRQSSEYDKEPLNLLALDKFKRRTFRNQQLGIVHQRPELGLNMNFTVGGNVAEKLLMAGWRNVGDIRQRASQLMELTELPSSRLDDDPHTFSGGMLQRVQISKALSSNPSVLLLDEVTTGLDLSVQARVLDLIKRLQWELKIAMLVVSHDLGVIKQLASRTLVLKNGQIVEHGLTDQILEDPQHPYTQLLVSSTL, from the coding sequence GTGAGTGATAATAAAATAGTTCAAAACAACAAATGGGTTCTTCGAGCAGACAATCTAACCCGACGCTACGGGTCGGGCTGTGCTTATTGCTCTACTATTACAGGTCCTGATAATGATACCAACCAATGCCAGATTTGTAACACGGTAATAGCCTGCTCTCGCATAAGCTTTGAGCTTGGCGAAGGCGAAACGTTGGGTATCGTAGGAGAGAGCGGTAGCGGTAAATCTACCGTGATGCAGCTTGTGAACCTTAGCGTTCCCGCAGATGAAGGTGACCTTTGGTATCGCCAATCCAGCGAATACGACAAAGAGCCATTAAACCTACTAGCTTTGGACAAGTTTAAGCGCCGCACCTTCCGCAACCAACAACTTGGCATTGTTCACCAACGCCCGGAATTGGGGCTAAACATGAACTTTACGGTGGGCGGCAATGTGGCGGAAAAATTGTTAATGGCAGGCTGGCGTAATGTAGGAGATATCCGGCAAAGAGCAAGCCAGTTGATGGAGTTAACCGAGTTACCCTCCTCCCGGTTGGATGATGACCCGCATACTTTCAGTGGCGGTATGTTACAAAGGGTGCAAATTTCAAAGGCTTTATCCAGCAACCCTTCTGTATTATTGCTGGACGAGGTAACTACCGGACTGGACTTGTCGGTACAGGCGCGGGTGCTGGACTTAATTAAACGCCTCCAGTGGGAACTGAAAATAGCTATGTTGGTGGTTTCGCACGACTTGGGGGTTATCAAGCAACTAGCAAGCCGGACTCTGGTGCTGAAAAACGGACAGATTGTAGAACATGGCTTGACCGACCAGATTTTGGAAGACCCGCAGCACCCCTACACCCAGTTACTGGTGTCTTCGACTCTGTAA